Proteins from one Pelosinus sp. IPA-1 genomic window:
- a CDS encoding putative phage tail protein yields the protein MFFRENEVNILKYLPTFLQSDINFKSVADVHSAEHERIRLLIQDVFNQFFIETATWGLESYEKILDITPNKNGDYAVRRNRIKLRYQANQTSTVAFLESLVKRYATSNATIKVIENNSEYAFSIITEGGSIVDLTGMFEAIEIYKPAHLTCLLHYERPVNMSYSIGQVMRIGKKTTIKPVSQFDLNKIDGTAIYGCFIKTAKYTTIKAVV from the coding sequence ATGTTCTTTCGTGAAAATGAAGTTAACATTTTAAAATACCTTCCTACTTTTTTGCAATCTGATATAAATTTTAAAAGTGTTGCTGATGTACACAGTGCAGAACATGAAAGAATTAGATTATTAATACAAGATGTTTTTAATCAGTTTTTTATTGAAACCGCTACTTGGGGATTAGAAAGTTATGAAAAAATACTAGATATTACACCAAATAAAAATGGTGATTATGCAGTTAGGCGTAACAGAATTAAATTAAGATATCAAGCGAATCAAACTAGCACAGTAGCGTTTTTAGAATCATTAGTAAAACGCTATGCAACAAGTAATGCAACGATAAAGGTAATTGAAAACAATAGCGAATATGCTTTTTCTATCATTACAGAAGGCGGCAGTATTGTAGATTTAACAGGAATGTTTGAAGCTATTGAAATCTATAAACCTGCACATTTAACTTGTCTATTGCATTACGAAAGACCTGTAAATATGTCGTACAGTATCGGTCAAGTAATGCGAATAGGTAAAAAAACGACCATCAAACCTGTTAGTCAATTCGACTTAAATAAAATTGACGGCACAGCAATTTATGGTTGCTTTATAAAAACAGCAAAATACACAACAATTAAGGCGGTGGTTTAA
- a CDS encoding GH25 family lysozyme, producing the protein MQGIDVSENNGEINWQAVADAGIEFVIVRSSYGRHGVDEKFLENVNGAQTVGLKVGAYHYGYALTPEEAIEEAQNCKNVINEAGVMLELPIFYDMEDADGYKRNHDFNASQENVTEICKTFIDNLGLNCGVYASYSWLTDYIDWQSLNCPIWNAQWGGNDDIKGFMWQYTDSLEIGDKLFDGNQYYIN; encoded by the coding sequence ATGCAAGGTATTGACGTAAGCGAAAATAATGGGGAAATAAATTGGCAGGCGGTAGCAGATGCAGGTATTGAATTTGTAATAGTTCGAAGCTCATATGGTCGACATGGGGTAGATGAAAAGTTTTTAGAAAATGTTAATGGCGCGCAGACAGTTGGTTTAAAGGTTGGTGCATATCATTATGGCTATGCACTTACACCAGAAGAAGCAATCGAAGAAGCTCAAAATTGCAAAAATGTTATTAATGAAGCAGGTGTAATGCTTGAATTGCCGATTTTCTATGACATGGAAGATGCAGACGGCTACAAACGAAATCATGACTTTAACGCAAGTCAAGAAAACGTCACTGAAATATGCAAAACATTTATTGACAACTTAGGTCTGAATTGCGGTGTATACGCAAGTTACTCTTGGCTAACTGATTATATTGATTGGCAGTCTTTAAATTGCCCTATATGGAATGCGCAGTGGGGCGGTAATGATGATATTAAAGGTTTTATGTGGCAATATACTGATAGCCTAGAAATAGGCGACAAGCTTTTTGACGGAAATCAATACTATATAAATTAA
- a CDS encoding baseplate J/gp47 family protein, whose protein sequence is MSFDMQSKAEIQTRLKADLATQLNGQSSVEGTFNKDMIAANSIEFEQAYAEMNLMVEAAFANTSWGKYLTMRAAEFGVIRKEATKAIGKLKIVGEAGASIIKGSLFTTAQGIKFYSTADAKVGTDGTITIDIEAGTAGTVGIVEAGTIINIPMSIPNVVSCTNEAATYDGFEEETDAELLERYLLKVRTPATSGNKYHYQNWALSIAGVGQAKPIPLWAGAGTVKVIIINSDGKTASAELIQKVADYIETVRPIGATVTVTSPAPTMININADMKGTYDIDKIKTSINSYFKKNVFNMSYVSIAQIGKMILESNDGTIKDYDNLLINNQDKNISLTDEELPAVGEVVLNVLS, encoded by the coding sequence TTGAGTTTTGATATGCAATCAAAAGCAGAGATACAAACGCGACTAAAAGCTGATTTAGCAACACAATTAAACGGTCAAAGTTCTGTTGAAGGTACTTTTAATAAAGATATGATCGCGGCTAACAGTATTGAGTTTGAACAGGCGTATGCGGAAATGAACTTAATGGTTGAAGCGGCTTTTGCAAATACTTCTTGGGGAAAATACCTAACAATGCGCGCCGCTGAATTCGGTGTAATCCGCAAAGAAGCCACTAAAGCAATTGGGAAGTTAAAAATTGTAGGTGAAGCTGGGGCAAGTATTATAAAAGGTAGTCTTTTTACAACGGCGCAAGGTATTAAATTTTACAGTACAGCAGATGCAAAAGTTGGCACAGATGGAACGATTACGATTGATATTGAAGCAGGTACAGCCGGAACGGTTGGAATTGTAGAAGCTGGCACAATTATTAATATTCCTATGTCAATACCAAACGTCGTTAGCTGTACGAATGAAGCCGCGACTTATGACGGATTTGAAGAAGAAACTGACGCGGAATTATTAGAAAGATATTTGTTGAAGGTAAGGACACCAGCCACGTCCGGCAACAAATATCATTATCAAAACTGGGCTTTATCAATTGCAGGTGTTGGGCAAGCAAAGCCAATACCTTTATGGGCTGGTGCTGGCACGGTAAAAGTAATTATTATAAATTCTGATGGCAAAACAGCAAGCGCAGAGTTAATTCAGAAAGTTGCTGATTATATTGAAACCGTAAGACCAATCGGCGCAACGGTAACGGTAACAAGTCCAGCACCTACAATGATTAATATTAATGCGGATATGAAAGGTACTTATGATATAGATAAAATAAAAACAAGCATTAACAGTTACTTCAAAAAAAATGTATTCAATATGTCTTATGTCAGTATTGCACAAATTGGTAAAATGATTTTAGAAAGTAATGACGGTACAATCAAGGACTATGATAATTTACTTATTAATAATCAAGATAAAAATATAAGCCTAACTGATGAAGAATTACCAGCAGTGGGGGAGGTTGTTTTAAATGTTCTTTCGTGA
- a CDS encoding AraC family transcriptional regulator, producing the protein MGFKVLNIGKNKLENRDPVKDDNFPFQIVYDEITDYIGSSFGCHWHPELELTYIVSGSMTYQSNNSQYVVTEGDAIFVNQNCLHNAAAISNSSCSYFALIFYPMLLSGHKGSVFENKYLAELVTSERLPFAYFNAAGNNNKHIISLVIEIEKIHKEKSVGYELLIMSKLFELCFYLYQDIYCKLPNGPHKQHKNIVQIKSALDYIHTHYKENLTLDVISSSCNLSKSSCCRLFKKIVHQTPFDYLLNYRIQKSIPYLLSDEMNITEVALAVGFFSSSYYSETFKKYMKCSPTSYKRMIIK; encoded by the coding sequence CGTCTATGATGAAATCACTGATTATATAGGCTCTTCTTTTGGTTGCCACTGGCATCCAGAACTTGAACTTACTTATATCGTTAGCGGATCAATGACTTATCAATCAAACAATAGCCAATACGTTGTAACAGAAGGCGATGCTATATTTGTAAATCAAAATTGTTTGCATAATGCAGCAGCAATTTCCAATTCTAGCTGCAGCTATTTTGCACTTATCTTTTATCCCATGTTACTATCAGGTCACAAAGGCAGCGTTTTTGAAAATAAATATTTGGCGGAACTCGTTACCAGTGAACGATTGCCTTTTGCATACTTTAATGCTGCTGGCAATAACAATAAACATATTATTTCTCTAGTAATAGAAATAGAAAAGATTCATAAAGAAAAAAGCGTTGGCTATGAATTATTAATCATGAGTAAACTATTTGAACTTTGTTTCTATCTATATCAAGATATATATTGTAAACTTCCAAATGGGCCTCATAAACAGCACAAGAACATTGTGCAGATTAAGTCAGCTTTGGATTATATCCATACCCATTACAAGGAGAATCTAACGTTAGACGTCATCTCCTCCTCCTGTAATCTCAGTAAAAGTTCTTGCTGCCGCTTATTTAAAAAAATTGTTCATCAGACACCCTTTGATTACCTTTTAAATTATCGAATTCAAAAAAGCATTCCCTATTTATTAAGTGACGAAATGAACATTACCGAAGTAGCGCTTGCTGTTGGATTTTTCAGCAGCAGCTATTATTCTGAGACATTTAAGAAATATATGAAATGTTCTCCCACTTCCTATAAACGCATGATAATAAAGTAA
- a CDS encoding discoidin domain-containing protein, whose amino-acid sequence MSGYTGMILTTAGLNLQAQAQLGGELIITKICVGDGLLADGESYDSLTALKKQIMSLGIQDMAVTGDGQSRIRALMTNDSITTGFFVREVGVFAKIGAEGTETLYSYTNAGDKADYLPSKGINVVEEVLEVYIIVGNAQNVTCTINDRVTLATKQDLHDHTANTNNPHNVIASQIANTLISGLGTTDIQSTLAAIYSEATKKDNSLRNVVITGPIDSNGNAAALSSDLTASPIKIKAGTVINFANGFNGVNPVDIPYNVLADASLTLPAADANTIPLQYTADLCNGGTPISDSDYSAGYVKAYAFDNIGSTSWSSLKAASNQSGQSFIGYGFGVNKAIRKIYFAQNTLSTKWMPLVKAQYSDDNVTWNDAVTTSALSMAAIATFTVPYVGAHKYWRVLAMANLANGITWEAAEVEMYEALQIHYIYATRATDGTVTYGATKQKLKTGKQYGSQITAGVLAADDYVYSENRCVGGSFGVTSTYSTNLAQYAFDGNPSTFWESNNPGGSGDALVYDFGVARHIRRLVLDHTMGDGLHFMSSVKVQRCTDGVTWIDVYTATGLTSGLNTIILPASTPSRYWRVLANAQTSGGAAALWCVTELTMHEICTDLTVYDPYQGISRYFDGTTWTNVVRNFLGEAVVDSSGKIVSYTTYDYNKAKLKALPAEDSDDVVTLGQFTRISDSNGNMCIKFPDGTMIQMGTGPYIDIGAVGGIDYTYQNISFPFSFSECFNVIVGMGTNTTTRASVAMQGVPWATGFQALWMEWNNTTAQSICCRYIAIGRWK is encoded by the coding sequence ATGTCTGGATATACTGGCATGATTCTTACTACAGCAGGATTAAATCTGCAAGCGCAAGCACAGCTTGGAGGAGAACTGATAATAACAAAAATATGTGTTGGTGATGGATTATTAGCAGATGGCGAAAGTTATGATAGTTTAACAGCATTGAAAAAACAAATAATGTCGTTAGGTATACAAGATATGGCTGTTACTGGTGATGGACAAAGCCGAATTCGTGCATTGATGACCAATGATAGTATAACGACAGGTTTTTTTGTTCGTGAAGTTGGAGTGTTTGCAAAAATCGGAGCAGAAGGGACAGAAACGTTATACAGTTATACTAATGCAGGAGATAAAGCGGATTATTTACCGAGTAAAGGAATCAATGTTGTTGAAGAAGTTTTGGAAGTATACATTATTGTTGGTAACGCCCAAAATGTTACATGCACTATAAATGATCGTGTCACATTAGCGACGAAACAAGACCTTCATGATCATACGGCAAATACTAATAATCCGCATAATGTGATTGCATCTCAAATAGCCAATACTTTAATTAGCGGTTTAGGTACTACTGATATACAAAGCACATTAGCCGCAATTTATTCCGAAGCAACAAAGAAGGATAATTCCTTAAGAAATGTCGTTATTACTGGCCCTATAGATAGCAATGGTAATGCAGCTGCTCTTTCTTCTGATTTAACGGCAAGCCCAATAAAAATTAAGGCTGGTACAGTTATTAATTTTGCGAATGGGTTTAATGGTGTGAATCCTGTTGATATACCTTACAACGTTTTAGCTGATGCATCTCTTACTTTACCTGCTGCAGATGCAAACACGATCCCACTGCAGTATACAGCGGATTTATGTAATGGGGGTACGCCTATAAGCGACAGTGATTATAGTGCAGGTTACGTAAAGGCATATGCGTTTGATAATATCGGCTCTACCTCATGGTCAAGCTTGAAAGCAGCTTCTAACCAATCTGGGCAGTCTTTCATAGGCTATGGTTTTGGTGTCAATAAAGCGATTAGAAAAATTTACTTTGCCCAAAACACGCTGAGTACAAAATGGATGCCGTTAGTAAAAGCGCAGTATTCCGATGATAATGTTACATGGAATGACGCGGTAACTACTAGTGCGTTAAGCATGGCCGCTATAGCCACATTCACAGTCCCATACGTAGGGGCGCATAAATACTGGCGCGTGTTAGCTATGGCGAATTTAGCAAACGGTATTACATGGGAAGCGGCAGAAGTCGAAATGTACGAAGCCCTACAAATACACTATATATACGCTACAAGAGCGACAGATGGGACGGTTACTTACGGAGCTACTAAGCAAAAGCTTAAAACTGGTAAACAGTACGGTAGCCAGATTACGGCGGGGGTATTAGCGGCAGACGACTATGTATATAGCGAAAACAGATGTGTAGGCGGGAGCTTCGGAGTTACCAGCACGTACAGCACTAATTTAGCCCAATACGCATTCGACGGAAACCCTAGTACTTTTTGGGAGAGTAATAACCCTGGCGGAAGTGGTGACGCCCTAGTGTATGACTTTGGGGTAGCAAGGCATATTAGGCGATTAGTACTAGATCACACGATGGGCGACGGACTGCATTTTATGTCTAGTGTAAAAGTGCAACGTTGTACCGATGGTGTTACATGGATTGATGTATACACGGCTACGGGGCTGACAAGTGGATTAAACACTATTATTTTACCAGCTAGTACGCCTAGCAGATATTGGAGAGTGCTGGCAAATGCTCAAACTTCTGGAGGTGCCGCTGCGCTGTGGTGTGTTACTGAATTAACCATGCACGAAATATGCACAGACCTAACAGTGTATGACCCATACCAAGGAATTAGCCGCTATTTCGACGGAACAACCTGGACAAACGTAGTGCGTAACTTCTTAGGCGAGGCGGTAGTAGATAGCTCAGGTAAAATTGTGAGTTATACTACATATGACTACAATAAGGCTAAGTTAAAAGCATTACCCGCAGAGGATAGCGACGATGTTGTTACGCTAGGACAGTTTACACGTATATCTGATAGTAATGGTAATATGTGTATTAAATTTCCAGACGGAACAATGATACAGATGGGGACAGGACCCTATATAGACATTGGAGCCGTTGGGGGAATTGATTATACCTATCAGAATATATCATTCCCTTTCAGCTTTAGCGAGTGCTTTAATGTAATTGTGGGTATGGGTACGAACACAACAACACGCGCATCCGTTGCGATGCAGGGTGTTCCGTGGGCCACTGGTTTCCAAGCACTATGGATGGAATGGAACAACACAACAGCACAAAGTATATGTTGCCGTTATATCGCAATTGGGAGGTGGAAATAA